In the Juglans microcarpa x Juglans regia isolate MS1-56 chromosome 6D, Jm3101_v1.0, whole genome shotgun sequence genome, one interval contains:
- the LOC121235320 gene encoding AAA-ATPase At3g50940-like: MLSRKRLSDPKALLTAAASFAATAMLIRSVANDFIPIELRSYFFSRIGKLCCKFSSTLIVVIDEFQGHSTNKVFEAVDAYLGTKVTPYVRRIKVSKGDEDTKLTVTADRDEEIVDVYEDLQVSWILVCTEIESSGTRSGGDNNSFSRLERKAFELKFHQKHREKVLNSYLPYILERAKAIKEEIKAIKLHTVVYGSWDSNAINLDHPMSFKTLAMDPDLKMELMDDLNNFVEGKEFHRRTGKAWKRGYLLYGPPGTGKSSLIAAMANHLSYDIYDLDLTSVRSNCGLRSLLLGMSNRSILVIEDIDCTINLQNRESSRESGDNSKNQVTLSGLLNFIDGLWSCCGEERIIVFTTNHKDRLDPALLRPGRMDMHIHMSYCNFSGFKQLTFNYHGISQHQLFEEIEGLIGEVKVTPAEVAGELMKNKDAEVSLQGLIKFLQNKKTQPHDKAETDKDVKGDHQEGKEKKDGEEEKLKQAEGDKAETNKDAKGDHPGGTEKQDGGEGKVN; the protein is encoded by the exons ATGTTGTCACGAAAAAGACTGTCCGATCCGAAAGCACTTTTGACTGCAGCAGCCTCTTTCGCTGCCACGGCCATGCTTATTCGAAGCGTTGCCAATGATTTCATTCCTATTGAACTTCGAAGCTATTTCTTCTCCAGGATCGGTAAACTTTGCTGTAAGTTCTCTTCGACATTGATCGTTGTCATAGATGAGTTTCAAGGGCATTCCACAAACAAGGTCTTTGAGGCTGTTGATGCCTATCTGGGTACTAAAGTGACCCCTTATGTTCGAAGAATTAAGGTGAGCAAAGGCGATGAGGACACGAAACTAACAGTCACTGCTGATAGAGATGAAGAGATAGTTGATGTTTATGAAGATTTGCAAGTAAGCTGGATTTTGGTTTGTACAGAGATTGAATCATCTGGTACTAGAAGTGGTGGTGATAATAATTCCTTCTCAAGACTAGAAAGGAAAGCCTTCGAGCTAAAATTCCATCAGAAACATAGAGAAAAGGTGTTAAATTCTTACTTACCTTACATTTTGGAGAGAGCAAAGGCCATTAAAGAAGAAATCAAGGCTATAAAGCTTCACACAGTTGTTTACGGGAGCTGGGACTCGAATGCCATTAATCTTGATCACCCAATGTCCTTCAAAACCCTTGCCATGGATCCTGACCTTAAGATGGAATTGATGGATGACTTGAACAACTTCGTGGAGGGGAAGGAATTCCATAGAAGAACTGGGAAAGCTTGGAAACGAGGGTACTTGTTGTATGGTCCTCCTGGCACTGGGAAATCAAGCTTGATAGCAGCCATGGCTAATCACCTCAGTTATGACATCTACGACTTGGATCTAACATCTGTACGGTCTAACTGTGGTTTAAGATCATTGTTGCTTGGCATGTCGAACCGATCTATACTCGTGATCGAGGATATTGATTGCACAATCAATCTGCAGAACCGAGAATCCTCGAGGGAATCAGGGGATAATAGCAAAAATCAG gTGACACTTTCAGGGCTGCTCAACTTCATAGACGGTCTTTGGTCATGCTGTGGTGAAGAACGTATCATTGTTTTCACGACCAATCACAAAGATAGGCTCGACCCTGCTTTGTTGAGGCCAGGTCGCATGGACATGCACATTCACATGTCATATTGCAACTTTTCTGGATTCAAGCAATTGACATTCAACTATCACGGGATTTCCCAACATCAACTCTTTGAAGAAATTGAAGGGCTTATAGGGGAGGTTAAAGTCACACCTGCAGAAGTTGCAGGTGAGCTCATGAAGAACAAAGATGCTGAAGTTTCTCTCCAAGGCCTCATCAAGTTCCTTCAGAACAAGAAAACTCAGCCTCATGATAAGGCTGAAACTGATAAGGATGTCAAAGGAGACCATCAGGAagggaaagagaagaaagatggtgaagaggaaaaattaaaacaagctGAGGGTGATAAGGCTGAAACTAACAAGGATGCCAAAGGAGACCATCCAGGAGGAACAGAGAAGCAGGATGGTGGAGAGGGAAAAGTAAACTAG
- the LOC121235141 gene encoding dol-P-Man:Man(6)GlcNAc(2)-PP-Dol alpha-1,2-mannosyltransferase translates to MELSTRKRRPLQPDPSSSSSSQSESYGKHDKPGRSGGGKGEGGDEGLGWMFPLFVLGTLRYMSATSNIVHDCDEVFNYWEPLHFLLYKSGFQTWEYSSQFALRSYLYIVFHELVGRPASWLFGEEKVRVFYAVRLFLGLLSVITETVLVVALSRKYGKRLACYTLAMLCLTSGCFFASTSFLPSSFSMYAISLSSGLFLLEKPAMAVAVAAVGVILGWPFSILAFLPVTFYSLYRRFKRAFLTGAVTSLSLLAVSLVVDYYYYRRWTSSVLNLLLYNVVGGGESHLYGTEGPLYYLRNGFNNFNFCFILALLFLGFFPIARKKYAPDLLVVVSPVYVWLVFMSLQPHKEERFLYPIYPLVCVAASAVIESFPDLFQDKYNPNDKPLMFTIAKLLRPVVLSLILCTSHARTFSLINGYSAPLEIYKLLEHHDDAGTGSVVCVGSEWHRFPSSFFIPDYVGEVRWIDDGFRGLLPFPFNATLGGTAAAPPYFNDKNKASDEQYLQDLEACTFLVELQLNRPYPTRGSDLSVWEAVAALPYLDRELSPPLYRSFFIPYLWQEKNVFGMYKLLRRIRK, encoded by the exons atggAGCTATCGACGAGGAAGAGACGTCCGCTACAGCCCGATCCTTCGTCGTCATCGTCGTCGCAATCAGAGTCGTATGGGAAGCACGATAAGCCGGGGAGATCGGGCGGTGGAAAAGGAGAGGGGGGAGACGAGGGATTAGGGTGGATGTTTCCGTTGTTCGTACTAGGAACCCTACGCTACATGAGCGCCACATCAAACATCGTTCACGACTGCGATGAAGTCTTCAATTACTGGGAGCCACTCCATTTCCTTCTCTACAAATCTGGCTTTCAGACCTGGGAGTAcag TTCCCAGTTTGCACTGCGTTCATACTTATACATTGTTTTCCATGAATTAGTTGGTCGACCAGCTTCCTGGTTGTTTGGTGAGGAAAAG GTGAGAGTCTTCTATGCTGTAAGACTCTTTCTAGGTCTCCTCTCTGTTATCACAGAAACTGTTCTGGTGGTAGCCCTTTCTAGGAAGTATGGAAAGCGTCTTGCTTGTTACACACTCGCAATGCTATGCTTAACCAGCGGTTGTTTCTTCGCTAGTACAA GTTTCTTGCCAAGTTCATTCTCTATGTATGCCATCTCTCTTTCATCAGGATTGTTTCTTCTTGAGAAGCCTGCAATGGCAGTTGCAGTTGCAGCTGTTGGTGTAATCCTTGGCTGGCCATTCTCAATCTTGGCTTTTCTGCCAGTCACGTTCTACTCTTTATATAGAAGGTTTAAGCGAGCATTTTTAACTGGGGCTGTcacctctctttctcttctt GCAGTCTCACTCGTTGTTGACTACTACTACTACAGAAGATGGACATCATCTGTGCTGAATCTGCTTCTATATAATGTTGTAGGAGGCGGTGAAAGCCACTTGTATGGGACTGAAGGACCATTATACTATCTTAGGAATGGATTTAACAATTTCAACTTCTGTTTCATTCTTGCTTTACTTTTCCTGGGATTTTTTCCGATAGCTAGGAAAAAGTACGCCCCAGACCTGCTGGTTGTAGTCTCTCCTGTATATGTTTGGCTGGTATTTATGTCTTTGCAGCCACACAAAGAAGAAAG GTTCCTTTATCCAATATATCCACTAGTTTGTGTTGCTGCTTCGGCTGTCATTGAGAGCTTTCCTGATCTTTTCCAAGATAAATATAATCCGAATGATAAACCCCTGATGTTTACA ATAGCAAAACTTCTTAGACCTGTGGTTCTTAGCCTCATATTGTGTACCTCCCATGCTCGAACTTTTTCATTGATTAATGGTTATTCTGCTCCGTTGGAGATTTACAAGCTTTTAGAGCACCATGATGATGCAGGAACAG GTTCTGTAGTATGTGTTGGAAGTGAATGGCACCGTTTTccatcatcattttttattcCTGATTATGTTGGAGAAGTCCGTTGGATTGATGATGGATTCCGAGGTCTTCTCCCATTCCCTTTCAATGCTACCCTTGGAGGGACCGCAGCTGCACCACCTTATTTTAACGATAAGAACAAGGCATCAGATGAGCAATAC CTCCAGGATCTTGAGGCTTGTACTTTCCTTGTTGAGCTGCAGCTTAATCGACCCTACCCTACACGTGGAAGTGACTTGTCAGTGTGGGAG GCAGTCGCTGCACTGCCTTACCTGGACCGGGAGCTCTCACCTCCCTTGTATCGGTCATTTTTCATTCCGTACCTGTGGCAGGAGAAGAATGTGTTTGGTATGTACAAGCTACTTAGAAGAATACGAAAATGA
- the LOC121234178 gene encoding phosphoenolpyruvate carboxylase, housekeeping isozyme, which produces MANRNIEKLASIDAQLRLLVPGKVSEDDKLVEYDALLLDRFLDILQDLHGEDLKETVQECYELSAEYEGKHDPKKLEELGSVLTSLDPGDSIVIAKSFSHMLNLANLAEEVQIAYRRRNKLKKGDFADENSAATESDIEETLKRLVAQMNKSPQEVFDALKNQTVDLVFTAHPTQSIRRSLLQKHGRIRDCLAQLYAKDITPDDKQELDEALQREIQAAFRTDEIRRTPPTPQDEMRAGMSYFHETIWKGVPKFLRRVDTALKNLGINERVPYNAPLIQFSSWMGGDRDGNPRVTPEVTRDVCLLARMMAANLYYSQIEDLMFELSMWRCNDELRVRADELHRSSKKDAKHYIEFWKQIPSSEPYRVILGEVRDRLYQTRERSRHLLANGYSDIPEDATFTSVEEFLEPLELCYRSLCASGDQAIADGSLLDFLRQVSTFGLSLVRLDIRQESDRHTDVMNAITKHLEIGSYRDWSEERRQEWLLSELSGKRPLFGPDLPTTEEIRDVLDTFHVIAELPSDNFGAYIISMATAPSDVLAVELLQRECHVKQPLRVVPLFEKLADLEAAPAALVRLFSIDWYRNRINGKQEVMIGYSDSGKDAGRFSAAWQLYKAQEELIKVAKQYGVKLTMFHGRGGTVGRGGGPTHLAILSQPPDTVHGSLRVTVQGEVIEQSFGEEHLCFRTLQRFTAATLEHGMHPPVSPKPEWRALMDEMAIIATEEYRSIVFKEPRFVEYFRLATPELEYGRMNIGSRPSKRKPSGGIESLRAIPWIFAWTQTRFHLPVWLGFGSAFKHVVKKDIRNLHMLQEMYNAWPFFRVTIDLVEMVFAKGDPGIAALYDKLLVSEDLWQFGEQLRVNYEETKRLLLQIAGHKDLLEGDPYLKQRLRLRDSYITTLNVCQAYTLKRIRDPNYHVKVRPHISKEFMEINKAADELVKLNPTSDYAPGLEDTLILTMKGIAAGLQNTG; this is translated from the exons ATGGCTAATCGGAATATCGAGAAGTTGGCGTCAATCGACGCCCAGCTTCGACTTTTGGTTCCGGGGAAAGTGAGTGAGGATGACAAACTGGTCGAGTATGATGCTCTGCTTTTAGATCGGTTTCTGGATATTCTCCAAGATTTACATGGGGAGGATCTCAAGGAAACG GTTCAAGAGTGTTATGAGCTTTCTGCTGAGTATGAGGGTAAGCATGATCCTAAGAAGCTAGAAGAGCTTGGAAGTGTGTTGACAAGCTTGGATCCAGGGGACTCTATTGTTATTGCAAAGTCTTTCTCCCACATGCTTAACTTGGCCAACTTGGCTGAGGAGGTCCAGATTGCTTACCGCAGACGGAACAAGTTGAAAAAGGGAGATTTTGCTGATGAGAACTCTGCAGCAACCGAATCAGACATAGAAGAAACTCTCAAGAGACTGGTTGCACAAATGAACAAGTCGCCGCAAGAAGTTTTTGATGCTCTGAAGAACCAGACCGTGGATCTGGTCTTCACTGCCCATCCCACACAATCAATTCGTCGGTCTTTGCTTCAGAAGCATGGAAG GATAAGGGATTGTTTGGCCCAATTGTATGCCAAAGACATTACTCCTGATGATAAGCAGGAGCTTGATGAGGCTCTTCAGAGGGAG ATCCAAGCTGCATTTCGCACAGATGAGATTCGGAGAACCCCTCCAACTCCACAAGATGAGATGAGGGCTGGAATGAGCTACTTCCATGAAACAATCTGGAAGGGTGTTCCAAAGTTCCTACGCCGTGTTGACACAGCTTTGAAGAACCTAGGAATTAATGAACGCGTTCCTTACAATGCCCCacttattcaattttcatcttggATGGGTGGTGATCGTGATG GTAATCCTAGGGTTACTCCTGAGGTTACAAGGGATGTTTGCTTATTAGCTAGAATGATGGCTGCCAACTTGTACTATTCCCAAATAGAGGATCTCATGTTTGAG TTGTCTATGTGGCGCTGCAATGATGAGCTTCGTGTTCGTGCAGATGAACTCCACAGGTCCtccaagaaagatgcaaaacaCTACATAG aattttggaaacaaattcCTTCCAGTGAACCGTATCGTGTCATTCttggtgaagtgagggataggctTTATCAGACACGTGAACGCTCTCGCCATCTGTTGGCCAATGGGTACTCCGACATCCCAGAGGATGCAACTTTCACCAGTGTTGAGGAG TTTTTGGAACCTCTCGAACTATGTTACAGATCTCTCTGTGCATCTGGTGACCAAGCAATTGCTGATGGAAGCCTTCTTGATTTCTTGAGGCAAGTGTCAACTTTTGGACTTTCACTTGTGAGACTTGATATTAGGCAAGAGTCGGACCGTCATACTGATGTCATGAATGCCATTACCAAGCACCTGGAAATTGGGTCCTACCGAGATTGGTCAGAAGAACGTCGACAGGAATGGCTTTTATCTGAACTCAGTGGCAAGCGCCCACTATTTGGACCTGATCTTCCTACAACTGAAGAAATTCGTGATGTTCTGGACACGTTTCATGTCATAGCGGAACTTCCATCAGACAACTTTGGagcatatataatttcaatGGCAACTGCACCATCTGATGTGCTTGCAGTTGAGCTCCTGCAACGTGAATGCCATGTGAAGCAACCATTAAGAGTTGTTCCACTGTTTGAGAAACTCGCAGACTTGGAGGCTGCCCCTGCTGCTCTAGTTCGGCTTTTCTCAATAGATTGGTATAGAAATCGAATTAATGGAAAGCAAGAAGTTATGATTGGCTATTCAGATTCTGGTAAAGATGCAGGACGGTTTTCTGCAGCCTGGCAGTTATACAAGGCTCAAGAGGAGCTCATAAAGGTTGCCAAGCAATATGGTGTGAAGCTAACTATGTTCCATGGTCGTGGTGGTACTGTTGGAAGAGGAGGTGGACCCACCCATCTTGCCATATTATCTCAACCTCCGGATACCGTTCATGGATCACTCCGTGTTACTGTTCAAGGTGAAGTTATTGAGCAATCATTTGGAGAGGAGCACTTGTGCTTTAGAACGCTCCAGCGTTTCACGGCTGCTACTTTAGAGCATGGCATGCACCCACCCGTTTCTCCGAAGCCAGAATGGCGTGCATTGATGGATGAAATGGCCATCATTGCCACGGAAGAATATCGTTCTATTGTTTTCAAAGAACCACGATTTGTTGAATATTTCCGCCTT GCTACACCGGAGTTGGAATATGGTCGGATGAACATAGGAAGCCGTCCATCGAAGCGTAAGCCGAGTGGAGGTATTGAATCACTCCGTGCAATCCCATGGATCTTTGCCTGGACACAAACAAGGTTTCATCTTCCAGTGTGGCTAGGCTTTGGATCGGCATTCAAACATGTTGTTAAGAAGGACATTAGGAATCTCCATATGCTCCAAGAGATGTACAATGCATGGCCTTTCTTTCGAGTCACCATTGATTTGGTCGAAATGGTGTTTGCCAAGGGAGATCCTGGAATTGCTGCTTTGTATGACAAGCTCCTTGTTTCAGAAGATCTGTGGCAATTTGGAGAGCAGTTGAGGGTCAATTATGAAGAAACTAAGAGGCTTCTCCTGCAG ATTGCTGGACACAAGGATCTTCTTGAAGGGGACCCATACTTGAAGCAAAGACTCCGCCTCCGTGATTCCTACATCACTACCCTTAATGTTTGCCAAGCCTACACATTGAAGAGAATCAGGGATCCAAACTACCATGTGAAGGTGCGGCCACACATCTCGAAGGAGTTTATGGAAATAAACAAAGCAGCTGATGAACTTGTGAAGCTGAATCCAACAAGTGACTATGCCCCTGGTCTTGAGGATACCCTCATCTTGACCATGAAGGGTATTGCTGCAGGCTTGCAGAACACTGGTTAG